From one Melioribacteraceae bacterium genomic stretch:
- a CDS encoding SDR family oxidoreductase, with the protein MFDLTGKVAVVFGGSGYLGLEFCKSLLEFGSIVYSVDVNIKDNSEIYALKEQYPETFFLEKVDASNKNDLIVLRDSIIEKEKKVDVLVNSTTSKGNDFYLPFEEVSLEGWEIGLLGNLTIPFLATQAFIPIMKERKSGSIINISSIYSIVGNDQRIYEGSNLHEIYTKDSPNIKRIYSHGVYNAAKGGLNAFTRYLAAYYGKDNIRVNTITPGGIYYPSENAEFNKKYSDKVPLGRKANRNEINGAVVFLASDASSYVTGHNLVVDGGYTIW; encoded by the coding sequence ATGTTTGATTTAACTGGTAAAGTTGCAGTTGTTTTTGGGGGTAGCGGTTATCTTGGTCTTGAATTCTGCAAATCATTACTAGAATTTGGTTCCATTGTCTATAGTGTGGATGTTAATATAAAGGACAATTCTGAGATATACGCTTTAAAAGAACAATATCCCGAAACTTTTTTTCTCGAGAAAGTTGATGCATCAAATAAAAACGATTTAATTGTGTTGCGAGATTCTATTATAGAAAAAGAAAAAAAAGTTGATGTGCTTGTCAATTCCACTACGTCGAAAGGTAATGACTTTTATCTCCCATTTGAGGAAGTTTCTTTGGAAGGTTGGGAAATAGGATTATTAGGTAATCTTACAATCCCTTTTCTGGCGACACAAGCTTTCATCCCAATCATGAAAGAACGCAAATCGGGTTCTATCATTAATATCTCTTCTATATATAGCATTGTTGGCAATGATCAAAGAATTTACGAAGGTTCCAATCTTCATGAAATTTATACTAAAGACTCACCTAATATTAAAAGAATTTATTCGCATGGAGTTTATAATGCAGCAAAGGGAGGACTAAATGCATTTACAAGATATTTGGCTGCATACTATGGTAAAGATAATATCAGGGTAAATACTATAACACCGGGAGGCATATATTATCCTTCGGAAAATGCGGAATTTAATAAAAAGTATAGTGACAAAGTGCCGTTAGGAAGAAAAGCAAATAGAAATGAAATTAATGGTGCGGTAGTTTTCTTGGCTTCAGATGCTTCTAGCTATGTTACTGGCCATAATCTTGTAGTTGATGGAGGGTATACAATATGGTGA
- a CDS encoding acyltransferase has product MVIFERIKFWQNADRIGPDIPINHYKLYFKTLGRKLCQKKFKYFGEGAEFRPGAYAIACSKISIGKRVVIRPSTMLFAETLDAGGEITIEDEVLIGSGVHIYTTNHRFNDPNQLIINQGSNVADVILEKGCWLGANVIVLPGVVIGEGSVVGAGSVVTKSIPKKVLAAGNPVRIIRNIGP; this is encoded by the coding sequence ATGGTGATTTTTGAACGTATTAAATTTTGGCAAAATGCTGATAGAATTGGTCCCGATATTCCAATTAATCATTATAAATTGTACTTTAAAACTCTGGGTCGAAAATTATGTCAAAAGAAGTTTAAATATTTTGGAGAGGGTGCTGAATTCAGACCGGGTGCTTATGCGATTGCATGTTCAAAAATTTCAATTGGCAAAAGGGTAGTAATTAGACCATCTACGATGTTATTTGCTGAAACTCTTGATGCTGGAGGGGAGATTACAATTGAAGATGAGGTCCTAATTGGATCGGGAGTCCATATATATACGACTAACCATAGATTCAATGATCCTAATCAATTAATTATCAATCAGGGTTCAAATGTTGCAGATGTTATCCTTGAGAAGGGGTGTTGGTTGGGTGCAAATGTTATCGTGTTGCCTGGGGTTGTTATTGGGGAAGGTAGCGTTGTTGGTGCAGGAAGTGTGGTCACAAAAAGTATACCCAAAAAAGTTTTAGCAGCAGGAAATCCAGTAAGAATAATTAGAAATATAGGCCCATAA
- a CDS encoding GNAT family protein, translating into MLVGELVCLGPVETFHLKKILEWRNNEFFRKHFREHKEISYSQQLKWFQQIDNKNNLNEYMFAIYLTKSNEFIGVCGINHIDWINRNCQLSLFIGKNLLYIDNNGWANESVKLLEKYTFFSLNLIKIYVEVYEFDSQRYGLLESLGYEKEARLQKQIYKDGKFYDSFIYSKFKKDTNDN; encoded by the coding sequence ATGCTTGTTGGCGAGTTAGTATGTTTAGGTCCAGTTGAAACATTCCATTTGAAAAAAATTCTAGAATGGCGAAACAATGAATTTTTCAGAAAACATTTTAGAGAACATAAAGAAATATCATATAGCCAGCAATTGAAATGGTTTCAACAAATCGATAATAAAAATAACCTTAATGAATATATGTTTGCTATTTATTTAACAAAGTCAAATGAGTTTATTGGTGTTTGTGGAATCAATCATATAGACTGGATTAATAGAAATTGTCAATTATCACTCTTTATCGGTAAAAATCTACTTTATATTGATAATAATGGTTGGGCTAATGAATCTGTGAAATTATTAGAAAAATATACATTTTTTTCGTTAAATTTAATAAAGATATATGTCGAAGTATATGAGTTTGATTCTCAAAGATATGGTTTATTAGAGAGTCTAGGTTATGAGAAAGAAGCGCGATTGCAAAAGCAAATATACAAGGACGGAAAATTCTACGATTCTTTTATTTACTCAAAATTTAAAAAGGATACAAATGACAATTAA